Proteins encoded in a region of the Microbaculum marinisediminis genome:
- the dmpG gene encoding 4-hydroxy-2-oxovalerate aldolase, protein MSVTNPDRLYIQDVSMRDGMHALRHQMSLDTVRTVAAALDDAGVDALEVTHGDGLSGSSFNYGFGSNSDLDWIAAAADAVQTARVTVLLVPGIGLANDLVDAYGVGARSVRIATHCTEADVSRQHIGVARDLGYDTACFLMMSHMISPELLLEQARLMESYGAECVYVVDSAGAMLPEDVAARVGALREGLRPETEVGIHTHENLHHGIANAIAGVRAGAVRVDGSLAGLGAGAGNAPIEAMIAVFDRMGLKTGCDFVKLAAVADDVVRPLMDRPVRVDRESLMLGYAGVYSSFLRHAEKAAADHRIPASDILVELGKRKMVGGQEDMIVDVALDLVKG, encoded by the coding sequence ATGAGCGTTACCAATCCCGACCGGCTGTACATCCAGGACGTGTCGATGCGCGACGGGATGCACGCCCTGCGCCATCAGATGTCCCTCGACACCGTACGGACGGTCGCCGCCGCGCTCGACGATGCCGGCGTCGACGCCCTCGAAGTGACGCACGGCGACGGACTGTCGGGCAGCTCGTTCAACTATGGTTTTGGGAGCAACTCGGACCTCGACTGGATCGCCGCCGCCGCCGACGCGGTGCAGACGGCACGGGTGACCGTTCTCCTCGTTCCCGGCATCGGCCTGGCCAACGACCTCGTCGATGCCTATGGCGTCGGGGCGCGCTCGGTACGGATCGCCACGCATTGCACCGAGGCCGACGTGTCGCGCCAGCATATCGGCGTGGCGCGGGATCTGGGATATGACACAGCCTGCTTCCTGATGATGAGCCACATGATCAGCCCCGAGCTGCTGCTCGAGCAGGCGCGACTGATGGAGAGCTATGGCGCGGAATGCGTCTATGTCGTCGACAGCGCCGGGGCGATGCTGCCCGAGGACGTTGCCGCGCGGGTGGGAGCCCTGCGTGAAGGGCTGAGGCCCGAGACGGAGGTCGGAATCCATACCCACGAGAACCTGCATCACGGCATTGCCAACGCAATCGCCGGCGTTCGCGCCGGCGCGGTTCGGGTGGACGGCTCGCTCGCCGGGCTGGGCGCGGGCGCCGGCAACGCGCCGATCGAGGCGATGATCGCCGTCTTCGACCGTATGGGGCTCAAGACCGGCTGCGACTTCGTCAAGCTCGCGGCGGTGGCGGACGACGTCGTCAGGCCCTTGATGGACCGCCCCGTGCGGGTCGACCGGGAAAGCTTGATGCTGGGCTACGCCGGCGTCTATTCGAGCTTCCTGCGCCACGCGGAGAAGGCTGCCGCCGACCACCGCATTCCCGCTTCCGACATTCTGGTCGAGCTGGGCAAGCGAAAGATGGTGGGCGGGCAGGAGGACATGATCGTGGATGTCGCCCTCGACCTGGTCAAAGGCTGA